In Gammaproteobacteria bacterium, the genomic window CAAGAATGGCGACTACACCCCGTATATCTATAAGAGTACCGACCGTGGCCGCAGCTGGCGCAGGATAACCAGCGGCATACCCGACCGGCACCTGGTGTGGCGTGTCGTACAGGATCACGTCAACCCCGACCTGCTTTTTGCCGGCACGGAGTTTGGCGTGTTCTTTACCGTCAGCGGCGGAAAAAACTGGGTGAAACTGTCTGGCGGTGCGCCAAACATTCCGTTTCGTGACCTGGTAATCCAGCGTCGTGAAAACGACCTGGTCGGCGCCACGTTCGGCCGCAGTTTTTACGTGCTTGACGATTACTCACCGCTGCGGACGGTTTCGGAATCACAGCTGACAAGCGGCGTGCATCTGTTTCCGGTGCGCAAAGCACGCTGGTATGTGGAAGAACGCCCGCTCGGCTGCATGATGCCCGAATGCCGCGGCTCACTGGGCAACAGCTACTATGTGGCACCGAACCCGCCCTTCGGTGCGGTTTTCACCTACTACCTGGCCGAACCGCTGCGTTCTTTGAAGGAGCAACGACAGGAAAAGGAAAAACCGCTGAAGAAGAATGAGAAAGACATCGGCTTTCCCGGCTGGGAAGCGGTGACAGCAGAGGCTCGTGAAGACGATCCCGCCATGGTATTCACAATAAAAAACAGCGCCGGTGAAGTTGTCAGGCATGTGGAAGGCCCGGTCGACGCCGGCTTTCATCGCGTAGCATGGGACCTGCGTTACCCCACACCGGACCCCTGGAAGGAAAAAGTTGACCCGGAACCGTGGTCACCGCCAGCCGGCACCTTATCGGCGCCCGGCCGATACACCGTGACGATGGCGCAGCGTGTTGACGGCCGTACGGAGGTCATCGGTACGCCGCAAAGTTTTGATGTCGTTTCTATACGTGGCGAGCCAACTCTGGCAGGGGCGTCGCAACCCGAACGCGTGGCCTACCTGCGCAAGGTCGATACCCTGCAGCGCGATGTGACGGCTGCGATCGCGACGATCGATGAATTCGTGAAGCAAACCGGTGCGATCAAGCAGTCGTTAACACGGTCCGTCGCCGACGCCGCGCTGTACAGCGAAACACAGCAGCTGGAAAAACGCGCCAAGGCATTGCGCGATAAACTCAGCACCAACCAGCAGCGCGCTATGCTGGGCGATGCCGGCAGCGTGTCGATCATGTCGCGTATCTACGATGCCGGCTGGGGCGATCGCACCTCCGCACATGGCCCGACCAGCACAAACCGGCGCAGCCTGCAGATTGCGCAGGAGCAATTTAATGAGGCCCGGACATCGCTCGACCGGCTGCTGGACACGGACATGCCACGGCTGCGGCAGCGGCTGGATGATGCCGGCGTGCCCTGGACGCCGGGCCGTTAACAAGGCACCCGGCCCCGATGCAATGATCGGGGCCGGGTCGCCACGCTATTTCAGCGTAATTTCACGCATCTGGTATTCGCCGGTGATCTTGCGCATCGCCGGGTAGTTTTTCTGGGCAAAATCCGTCGCCGCGTCGGCATTCTTTTTGCCCCACTCTTTCATGAAGGCGTCATACCGGGCTTTGCTCGGTTCCAGGTCTGCCCCGCTGGCAAACTTGATCACCAGCAGCAGGTTGAAGTCGCCGCTGTTTGGCAGGTCGCTGCGATAGATGCTGTAGTCTTCGATCTGGCCGAGTTTCTTGGCAATCTCGTTGCCTTTAACCCAGGTATTCCGGATGCCTTCGAGATAGGCATCGCCCATGTTGGAATCGACCCGGATCGTGGTCACGTTCCACACCGCATCGCTCATCTCGTAATCTTTATAGGGCTCGAGATCAGCGACGGCAGCCGCAATCGGTAGCACCGCCAGGGCGGCAATAATGAGGCGTTTCATCTGGTTCCCCTTAATTTGGACACCTTCCAAAGGTAGTCGAGTTCCGGGGCTTGTCCAGTCAGTTGTTATCGAGCATGCGCTGCACCAGCGCGAAACCCGGCCGCCGCCTGTTGACCAGGTACCAGCCGGTGCCGCAGATGATGAAGGTGCCGGCGCCAACCGCGTTCCAGAAGAAACTCCCCGGAACGTAATCGAGCACCCGCGGAATAAAAGCCGGTAAGCGCGTCAGGAACTCGGCCGCGGCCGCAGCACACAGGCCAACATAGGACCAGTTCATGCCCATGTAGTGCCACACAATCCAGGTACGCTGCGGCCGGCGCAAAAGCGCCGGGACAAAACCCGATGCCAGCGTTACCAGGCTGACCAGCGCGGCCCAGTGGAACACGCCAAACCCGTCGAACAGGTCATAGATCATCAGCGCCGTTGCATTCAGCAGCAGCATGCTGACCACGTAGCCGTAGCCCAGCAGCCGGTGAGTGCGCGTTCCCTTGCGGCGGAAAAACACCAGCGGACCAAACAGCAAGGCGCTTCCGGCCGTTACCGTATGAATGATTCCCAGCCAGTCCATGACAACACTATACTGTCGCGCATGTCATCGGAGCACCCTCACGCCGACAAAACGGAGCGGCCGCCTGGCGCCGACCTGCGCCCGCTGCGGCAGCTGGCACACTACGTGGCGCCCTACCGTGCCACGCTGGCCGCCGCAATTATTGCCCTGCTGCTGGCAGCGGCGGCAACGCTGAGCCTGCCAGTCGCAGTGCGCCTGATGATCGATCACGGTTTTGATGACGCGGGCGCGGTCGACCGTTATTTCCTGGTTCTCCTGGCGTTGAGCCTTTTTATGGCCGCAACGGCAGCGATCCGTCATTACCTGGTGTCATGGCTGGGCCAGCGCGTGGTCACCGATATTCGCAGTGACGTCTACAGCCAGGTGCTGCATCTCGACCCGGTTTTTTTCGAGACCACCCGGACCGGCGAAGTGCTTTCCCGGCTTACTACCGATACTACGCTGATCGACACCGTGATCGGTTCGACCGTATCGATTGCGCTGCGCAGTGCGGTGATGCTGGCCGGCGCGCTGATCATGCTGGTTGTTACCGCGCCAAAACTCGCGATGATTATCCTGCTGCTGCTTCCGTTTGTTGTGCTGCCCATCGTCGGCTACGCGCGACGGGTGCGGGGGCTCTCGCGCACCAGTCAGGATCGTATCGCCGATGCCAGCGCGCGTGCCGGCGAAACCCTCAATGCCATGCAAACCGTGCAGGCCTTCACCCAGGAAGAATCCGAAGCGAAAAGATTCACCGCCAGCGTCGAGTCAGCGTTCCAGGCGGCAATGGGTCATGCGCGGGCGCGGGCGGTGCTAAGCGCCATGTCCATCATGCTGGTTTTCGCCGGCATTGTTTCGGTTCTGTGGCTGGGCGCGCGCAACGTGATTGACGGCTCGATGACGGCCGGCGAGCTCGGGCAGTTTGTGCTCTATGCCGCCACCATGGCCAGTTCCACG contains:
- a CDS encoding DUF2306 domain-containing protein, with amino-acid sequence MDWLGIIHTVTAGSALLFGPLVFFRRKGTRTHRLLGYGYVVSMLLLNATALMIYDLFDGFGVFHWAALVSLVTLASGFVPALLRRPQRTWIVWHYMGMNWSYVGLCAAAAAEFLTRLPAFIPRVLDYVPGSFFWNAVGAGTFIICGTGWYLVNRRRPGFALVQRMLDNN
- a CDS encoding ATP-binding cassette domain-containing protein, whose translation is MSSEHPHADKTERPPGADLRPLRQLAHYVAPYRATLAAAIIALLLAAAATLSLPVAVRLMIDHGFDDAGAVDRYFLVLLALSLFMAATAAIRHYLVSWLGQRVVTDIRSDVYSQVLHLDPVFFETTRTGEVLSRLTTDTTLIDTVIGSTVSIALRSAVMLAGALIMLVVTAPKLAMIILLLLPFVVLPIVGYARRVRGLSRTSQDRIADASARAGETLNAMQTVQAFTQEESEAKRFTASVESAFQAAMGHARARAVLSAMSIMLVFAGIVSVLWLGARNVIDGSMTAGELGQFVLYAATMASSTAMLSDVWGDMQRAAGATERLVELLNATPEIAAPANTLDLPQPPRGVVALNHVSFSYPSRPDELALNDFTLRITTGETVALVGPSGAGKSTVFQLLLRFYDPQRGHIAVDGVDISKVDPVALRRRLGIVPQDTIIFAASAMDNIRYGRPEASDEEVRAAARNALCDEFLVKLPEGFDTYLGERGVRLSGGQRQRIAIARAILKDPPILLLDEATSSLDAASERVVQEALGRLVRDRTTLVIAHRFSTVLRADRIVVMDEGRIVDEGSHEQLQRRDGLYARLAALQFSDDAA